One window from the genome of Saccharomyces mikatae IFO 1815 strain IFO1815 genome assembly, chromosome: 6 encodes:
- the NEW1 gene encoding New1p (similar to Saccharomyces cerevisiae NEW1 (YPL226W); ancestral locus Anc_6.251), translating into MPPKKFKDLNSFLDDQPTDPNLVASPFGGYFKNPAADSNNNKAFNQNSYQQQRNWKQGGNYQNAYQQQGSYQSYNNNYNNYNNYNKYNNQSYQKTSYKQSAVTPNQSGTPTPSASTTSLTSLNEKLSNLELTPISQFLAKIPESQSITECKNQIKLIIEEFGKEGNSTGKKIEEWKIVDVLSRFIKPKNPSLVRESAMLIISNIAQFFNGKPPQEAYLLPFFNVALDCTSDKENTVKRAAQHAIDSLLNCFPMEALTCIVLPTILNFLSSGAKWQAKMAALTVIDRIREDSANDLLEITFKDAVPVLTDVATDFKPELAKQGYKTLLDYVSILDNLDLSPRYKLIVDTLQDPSKVPESVKSLSSVTFVAEVTEPSLSLLVPILNRSLNLSSSSQEQLRQTVIVVENLTRLVNNRNEIESFIPLLLPGIQKVVDTASLPEVRELAEKALNVLREDDETDKENKFSGRLTLQEGRDFLLDHLKDIKADDSCYIKPCMNDEIVVNYMSQILTVDSNVNDWKRLEDFLIAVFGGSDSQREFVQQDFIHNLRALFYQEKESTDEDEGIEIVNTDFSLAYGSRMLLNKTNLRLLKGHRYGLCGRNGAGKSTLMRAIANGQLDGFPDKDTLRTCFVEHKLQGEEGDLDLVSFIALDEELQSTSREEIAKALESVGFDEERRAQTVGSLSGGWKMKLELARAMLQRADILLLDEPTNHLDVSNVKWLEEYLLEHTDITSLIVSHDSGFLDIVCTDIIHYENKKLAYYKGNLAAFVEQKPEAKSYYTLTDSNAQMRFPPPGILTGVKSNTRAVAKMTDVTFAYPGAQKPSLSHVTCSLSLSSRVACLGPNGAGKSTLIKLLTGELVPNEGKVEKHPNLRIGYIAQHALQHVNEHKEKTANQYLQWRYQFGDDREVLLKESRKISEDEKEMMTKEIDIDDGRGKRAIEAIVGRQKLKKSFQYEVKWKYWKPKYNSWVPKDVLVEHGFEKLVQKFDDHEASREGLGYRQLIPSVITKHFEDVGLDSEIANHTPLGSLSGGQLVKVVIAGAMWNNPHLLVLDEPTNYLDRDSLGALAVAIRDWSGGVVMISHNNEFVGALCPEQWIVENGKMVQKGTAQVDQSKFEDGGNADAVGLKAANLTKPSVDDDDSPANIKVKQRKKRLTRNEKKLQAERRRLRYIEWLSSPKGTPKPVDTDDEED; encoded by the coding sequence ATGCCTCCAAAGAAGTTTAAAGATTTAAACTCTTTCCTTGACGATCAGCCAACGGATCCAAACCTCGTCGCCTCTCCATTTGGTGGTTACTTTAAAAACCCTGCTGCTGATTCTAACAATAATAAGGCTTTCAACCAAAATAGTTACCAACAACAACGTAATTGGAAACAGGGTGGTAACTACCAGAATGCTTATCAGCAACAAGGCAGTTATCAGTCGTACAACAATAACTACAATAACTACAATAACTATAATAAGTACAATAACCAAAGTTATCAAAAAACTAGTTATAAACAGTCAGCTGTAACGCCTAACCAAAGCGGGACACCAACACCATCTGCCTCTACTACATCATTGACCTCTctgaatgaaaaattgtcAAACTTAGAGTTAACACCCATCTCTCAATTCTTGGCAAAAATACCTGAGTCTCAAAGTATCACTGAATGTAAGAATCAAATCAAACTCatcattgaagaatttggCAAAGAAGGTAACAGCAcaggtaaaaaaattgaagaatggAAAATCGTTGATGTTTTATCTAGATTCATCAAGCCTAAGAATCCGTCATTAGTCAGAGAGTCTGCCATGCTGATCATTTCTAACATTgctcaatttttcaacggAAAACCTCCACAGGAGGCTTACTTGCtcccatttttcaatgtcgCTCTTGACTGCACTTctgataaagaaaacaccGTCAAACGCGCAGCTCAGCATGCTATTGACTCTTTGTTGAATTGCTTTCCAATGGAAGCTCTAACCTGCATTGTTTTGCCAACAATTCTAAATTTCTTATCATCTGGTGCCAAATGGCAAGCTAAGATGGCTGCTTTGACTGTCATAGATAGAATAAGAGAAGATTCGGCGAACGATTTATTGGAAATAACTTTCAAAGATGCTGTTCCAGTTCTGACCGACGTGGCTACCGATTTCAAACCAGAATTGGCTAAACAAGGTTACAAAACATTATTGGACTACGTTTCTATTCTAGATAATTTGGATTTGTCTCCTCGTTATAAACTGATCGTCGACACTCTACAAGATCCATCTAAAGTTCCTGAATCTGTAAAGTCGTTATCCAGCGTTACATTTGTCGCTGAAGTCACCGAACcatctctttctttattagtTCCCATTTTGAACAGATCTTTGAATctatcttcatcatctcaAGAACAATTAAGACAAACTGTTATTGTCGTGGAGAATTTGACAAGGTTAGTAAATAATCgtaatgaaattgaaagcTTCATCCCTCTACTACTGCCTGGTATCCAAAAGGTTGTTGACACTGCCTCGTTACCAGAAGTCCGTGAATTAGCTGAAAAGGCTCTTAATGTTTTAAGAGAAGATGACGAGACTGATAAAGAGAACAAATTCTCGGGCAGACTGACTTTACAAGAAGGTAGAGATTTCTTACTTGACCATCTCAAAGACATTAAGGCCGACGATTCCTGTTATATCAAGCCCTGCATGAATGACGAAATAGTAGTTAATTACATGAGCCAAATTCTGACCGTAGACTCTAATGTTAATGACTGGAAAAGAttggaagattttttaataGCTGTTTTTGGTGGTTCAGATTCTCAAAGAGAATTTGTTCAACAGGATTTTATCCATAACTTGAGAGCCTTAttttatcaagaaaaggaaagcaCAGATGAGGATGAAGGTATCGAAATTGTCAACACTGATTTCTCCTTAGCTTATGGTTCAAGAATGTTATTGAACAAAACAAACCTGCGTCTATTAAAAGGTCATCGTTACGGTTTATGTGGTAGGAATGGTGCTGGTAAATCTACTTTGATGAGAGCCATCGCTAATGGTCAACTAGATGGATTTCCAGATAAGGATACATTACGTACTTGTTTCGTTGAACATAAATTACAAGGTGAAGAAGGGGACCTAGACTTGGTTTCCTTCATTGCTCTAGATGAGGAATTGCAATCTACTTCTCGTGAAGAAATTGCAAAAGCTTTGGAATCTGTCGGTTTTGacgaagaaagaagagctCAAACTGTCGGGTCCTTATCCGGTGGTTGGAAAATGAAGCTGGAGTTGGCAAGAGCCATGCTACAAAGGGCCGATATTTTATTGCTGGATGAACCTACTAATCATTTAGATGTCTCGAATGTCAAGTGGTTAGAAGAATATTTGCTGGAACACACCGATATTACATCATTAATAGTTTCTCATGACTCTGGTTTCTTGGACATAGTTTGTACTGACATTATCCATTatgaaaacaagaaattggCTTACTACAAGGGTAATTTGGCTGCGTTTGTTGAGCAGAAACCCGAAGCTAAATCATATTATACATTGACTGACTCTAACGCTCAAATGCGCTTTCCACCTCCAGGTATTCTAACAGGGGTTAAGTCTAATACTAGGGCGGTCGCCAAGATGACTGATGTTACTTTCGCTTATCCAGGTGCTCAAAAACCTTCCCTAAGTCATGTCACTTGTTCGTTGTCTCTGTCTTCTCGTGTGGCTTGTTTAGGTCCAAATGGGGCTGGTAAATCCACTTTAATCAAGTTATTAACTGGTGAATTGGTTCCAAATGAAGGTAAGGTGGAAAAACATCCAAATTTACGTATTGGTTATATTGCTCAGCACGCATTGCAACATGTGAACGAACACAAAGAAAAGACGGCTAATCAATATTTACAATGGCGTTATCAATTTGGTGATGACCGTGAAGTCTTATTGAAGGAATCTAGAAAAATctctgaagatgaaaaggaaatgatGACGAAGgaaattgatattgatgatggtagAGGCAAGAGAGCCATTGAAGCCATTGTCGGTAgacaaaaattgaagaagtcTTTCCAATATGAAGTCAAATGGAAGTACTGGAAACCAAAGTACAATTCCTGGGTTCCAAAAGATGTCTTAGTTGAACatggttttgaaaaattggttCAGAAGTTCGACGATCACGAAGCTTCTAGAGAAGGTTTGGGCTACCGTCAATTGATTCCTTCAGTAATTACCAAGCACTTCGAAGATGTTGGTCTTGACTCCGAGATTGCTAATCACACTCCATTAGGTTCTCTATCTGGTGGTCAATTAGTAAAAGTTGTTATTGCGGGTGCTATGTGGAATAATCCTCATTTGCTTGTTTTGGATGAACCTACCAATTATTTGGACAGAGATTCTCTTGGTGCCTTAGCTGTTGCTATTCGTGACTGGAGTGGTGGTGTTGTCATGATTTCACATAATAATGAATTTGTTGGTGCTTTATGTCCAGAACAATGGATTGTTGAGAACGGTAAAATGGTTCAAAAGGGTACGGCACAAGTTGATCAATCTAAATTTGAAGATGGTGGTAATGCTGATGCTGTTGGCTTAAAAGCCGCTAACTTGACCAAACCATCtgttgatgacgatgattCCCCGGCTAATATCAAGGTTaagcaaagaaagaaaagattaacaagaaatgaaaagaagttgCAAGCTGAACGTCGTCGTCTGCGTTATATCGAATGGTTATCGTCTCCAAAAGGTACACCAAAACCAGTCGATActgacgatgaagaagattga
- the ALG5 gene encoding dolichyl-phosphate beta-glucosyltransferase (similar to Saccharomyces cerevisiae ALG5 (YPL227C); ancestral locus Anc_6.253) — MVALRFLIENKNTVCFTLLVALVLSLYLLVYLFSHNPRPSYPEELKYTAIDDNGVEITRALPNLGELQGDEDQKIFLSVVIPSYNETARILLMLTDAINFLKKKYGTRWEIVIVDDGSTDNTTQYCLKICREQFKLNYEQFRIIKLSENRGKGGAVRQGFLHIRGKYGLFADADGASKFSDVEKLVEAIKTIETSDTDANAIKPAVAIGSRAHMVNTEAVIKRSMIRNCLMYGFHTLVFIFGIRSIKDTQCGFKLFNRAAILRIFPYLHTEGWIFDVEILILAIRKRIQIKEIPISWHEVDGSKMALAVDSIKMAKDLVVIRMAYLLGIYRDNKKC, encoded by the coding sequence ATGGTAGCGTTGAGATTTTTAATTGAGAACAAAAACACAGTCTGTTTTACGCTATTAGTTGCTTTGGTTCTTTCACTGTACCTACTAGTTTATTTGTTTTCGCATAACCCAAGGCCGTCATATCCAGAGGAGCTCAAATACACAGctattgatgataatggtGTCGAAATAACTCGTGCTTTACCTAACTTGGGTGAGCTTCAGGGTGATGAGGaccaaaaaatatttttgtCTGTTGTTATCCCCAGCTATAACGAAACAGCGAGAATTTTACTAATGCTGACAGATGCAATCAactttttaaagaaaaagtatggTACTAGGTGGGAAATTGTGATAGTGGATGACGGTTCCACGGATAATACAACGCAATATTGTTTGAAAATCTGTAGAGAACAGTTCAAGTTAAACTATGAACAGTTCAGAATCATTAAACTCTCGGAAAACAGAGGTAAAGGTGGTGCAGTGAGACAAGGTTTTTTACATATAAGAGGTAAATATGGTCTGTTCGCAGATGCTGATGGTGCTAGTAAGTTTAGTGACGTGGAAAAGCTTGTGGAGGCTataaaaacaattgaaaCTTCTGACACAGATGCAAATGCGATCAAACCAGCCGTAGCCATTGGTTCCAGAGCACACATGGTAAATACCGAGGCTGTCATAAAGAGGTCAATGATTAGAAATTGCCTGATGTACGGTTTTCACACACtagttttcatttttggcATCAGATCTATCAAGGACACACAATGCGGGTTCAAATTGTTTAATAGAGCTGCTATATTGAGaatttttccttatttGCATACCGAAGGTTGGATTTTTGACGTGGAAATCTTGATATTGGCCATCAGGAAACGAATCCAAATTAAAGAGATACCAATTTCCTGGCATGAGGTTGACGGCTCTAAGATGGCTTTAGCTGTTGATAGTATTAAAATGGCGAAAGATTTAGTTGTCATAAGAATGGCCTATTTATTAGGGATATATAGAGATAATAAGAAATGTTAG
- the CET1 gene encoding polynucleotide 5'-phosphatase (similar to Saccharomyces cerevisiae CTL1 (YMR180C) and CET1 (YPL228W); ancestral locus Anc_6.254), translating into MSFTDNPPQTKRALSLDDLVNHDESEKVKLQKLSETADGNRPLTENSEPDSNQVSSDQAAAIVHYEDNIGDESRPHKHKSRRSSADDEETDTDDDMGASGEINFDSEMVFDYDKQHRKRSSHGITLTDGAADPKVKSEKLSSDIIPPKIKNDEEQEIPKQSNDGNSTNKHIAQIPLQKQNQPADILVGNPIDSTVKKEEEKNAAVNNIFEEKATLQSKKNNIRKDLEVLNEISASSKPSKYKNVPIWAQKWKPTIKALQSIDMKDLKIDPSFLNIIPDDDLTKSVQDWVYATIYSIAPELRSFIELEMKFGVIIDAKGPDRVNPPVSSQCVFTELDAHLTPNIDSSLFKELSKYIRGISEVTENTGKFSIIESQTRDSVYRVGLSTQRPRFLRMSTDIKTGRVGQFIEKRHVAQLLLYSPKDSYDVKISLNLELPVPENDPPEKYKSQSPISERTKDRISYIHNDSCTRIDITKVENHNQGSKSRQSETTHEVELEINTPALLNAFNNITNDSKEYASLIRTFLNNGTIIRRKLSSLSYEIFEGSKKVM; encoded by the coding sequence ATGAGTTTTACCGACAATCCTCCTCAAACCAAAAGAGCTTTATCACTAGACGATTTGGTAAATCACGACGAGAGTGAAAAGGTCAAATTACAAAAACTAAGTGAGACAGCTGATGGAAACAGACCTCTTACTGAGAATTCAGAACCAGATTCAAATCAAGTTTCATCGGACCAAGCTGCTGCAATTGTCCATTACGAGGATAATATTGGTGATGAGTCGCGGCCACATAAACATAAATCACGTAGATCTTCGgcagatgatgaagaaactgaTACAGATGATGACATGGGTGCAAGTGGAGAAATTAATTTCGATTCTGAAATGGTTTTTGACTATGATAAACAACACAGAAAGAGGTCATCCCATGGAATTACTCTCACAGATGGTGCCGCTGACCCTAAGGTCAAGTCAGAAAAGCTTTCTAGTGATATAATACCTCCTAAAATCaagaatgatgaagaaCAGGAAATACCGAAACAAAGTAATGATGGGAACAGCACGAACAAGCATATAGCCCAAATACCGCTACAAAAGCAGAATCAACCTGCAGATATACTAGTCGGAAATCCAATTGATAGTACagtcaaaaaagaagaagaaaaaaacgcAGCGGTCAATaacatttttgaagaaaaagccaCTTTACAAtctaaaaagaataatatcaGAAAAGATTTGGAAGTTCTCAATGAAATATCAGCATCTTCCAAACCGAGTAAGTACAAGAATGTTCCAATTTGGGCCCAAAAATGGAAACCAACTATTAAGGCTCTTCAAAGTATAGATATGAAAGATCTTAAAATTGACCCATCTTTTCTGAACATTATTCCCGATGATGACTTGACCAAGTCAGTACAAGACTGGGTTTATGCTACAATATATTCCATTGCTCCTGAACTAAGATCATTTATTGAATTGGAAATGAAATTTGGTGTTATCATTGATGCAAAGGGACCAGACCGCGTTAACCCACCTGTTTCTTCGCAATGTGTTTTCACTGAGCTTGATGCACATCTAACTCCTAATATAGACTCatctcttttcaaagaattaagCAAGTATATTCGTGGTATCAGCGAGGTTACTGAAAATACCGGTAAATTCAGTATAATTGAATCTCAAACAAGAGATTCAGTTTATAGAGTTGGGTTATCCACACAAAGGCCAAGATTCTTAAGAATGAGTACCGATATTAAGACCGGGAGAGTGGGTCaatttatagaaaaaaggCATGTGGCCCAGCTACTACTATATTCACCAAAAGATAGTTACGAtgttaaaatttctttgaacCTGGAATTACCTGTACCTGAGAATGACCCGccagaaaaatataaatctCAAAGCCCGATTAgtgaaagaacaaaagatcGTATTAGTTACATTCACAATGATTCCTGTACACGAATTGATATCACGAAAGTAGAAAACCACAATCAAGGTTCGAAAAGCAGACAATCAGAGACAACTCACGAAGTCGAACTGGAAATTAATACGCCTGCGCTGTTGAACGCATTTAATAATATAACAAATGACAGTAAAGAATATGCCTCTCTCATCAGAACCTTTTTAAATAACGGTACAATcattagaagaaaattgtCGTCTTTATCGTATGAAATCTTTGAGGGCTCTAAGAAAGTCATGTAA